The DNA region CCCCACCAGCTTTTCGGTCCAGGGAATAAGTTCGACCGGCGAGACGTCAAGCCGCCCTTCGAGCCGTTCCACCTCGGCGCTGTATTGCAGCTGGCGCACGAGCCCGGCGCTTTTTTGCGCATTGTCGTGGATCACCGAAAGATAACGGCGCTGCCTATCATCCGCGGCCCCGGATTCCAGCAAAGCCTCGGCATAACCCGAAATGAGCGATACCGGCGTCTTCAGATCATGGGCCAGCGCTTCGACCATTTCGGCTTTTTCCCGCTCCAGCCGCCACTGCGCGGACAACGACGAGCGGAGCTCCTCCTGCATCTGCGCGAACGCGGCGCACAGTTGTCCGAGTTCATTGCCGGAGCGGTATTCAATCGTGAAGTCCAAATCCTTGTCGGCAATTTTGCGGGACGCCTGCATCAGCATGCGGATCGGCTCGTTCATCCGCCCGGCGATTCGTCTAGCGAACAGCAGCGTAAACAGCAGGATGTAAAAAAACGGCGACAGCAAAATAGCGATGTAAACGGCCGCCAGCCAGCCGCGGCCTTCGGCGTACGTCGGGCTCAGCGTGTAGGAGAGCAGGACGGCCCCTGAAATCCGCCCGTCCCCGCCGATCACCGGCACCGTCTGGACATACCGGCCGCGGAGGCCGGTCACCGTGTTCAGCTTGTCGTACAATTGCCGTTTTCCTGCGAAAATTTGGTCGTGGAGAGTTCCATAGATATAGTCTCCTTCGCCGTCGACCACCTGATAAAGGAAGCCGGCCGCGGGCACTTGGGCTTCCAGCGCTTCCCTGCGGGACGGATCGAGCAAAGCCGTATTTTCCTCCCTGATGTATTCCTTAATGCCCGGAATTTGTTTTTCGTAAAAATTGGCCGGATAAACGCTGCTGTTCTCCATCCGGGTGAACAGCAGGACCCCAAACGCATAGGTGATAACGGTAGCCGCCAAACTGAGCGCAAGGATCAGCGCAAAGCCGAGGGTAAACTGCGATTTCAGCGACCAATGGGCGATTTTTTTCATCTGCTTACCCCTTATTCCATTTGTAGCCGATGCCCCATACGGTCTGGATATAGTCCCCGGACGGATCGGCCGCGGCCAGCTTGGCTCTGATTTTTTTGATATGTTCAACGACGGTGGACGAGTCGCCTTCCGCATCCAAACCCCAAATCCGTTCATACATCTGCTCCCGGGAAAAAACCTGGCCCGCGTGCAGCGCAAGCAGCTCGACGATTTCGTACTCCCTCCGGGTCAGCGCCACCGGCGTGCCGCAAACCGTTACGGCCATGCCTTTCAGGTCGAGCTCCAGGTTCCGCCAGCGCAGAAGCGCTTGTGCCGCAGTTCCCGCACCGGTAGTGCCGGTGATATTCGCGGTGCCGGTGGTATCGGTGGTGCCGGTGGTATCGGTGGTGCCGGTGGTATCGGCGGTACGGATGGGGCCAGCGGCATTTGCGTTTTGTCTGGCGCGTTCCTCCCGGCGCAGATTGGCCTCGATGCGGGCAAGAAATTCCCGCAGGCCAAAAGGCTTGACGATGTAATCGTCGCCGCCGAGCGAAAAGCCCTTGACCCGGTCGTTTTCCGACTGCCGGGCGCTGACGAACAGGATCGGACAGCGGACGGTGTCACGGATCGCCCGGCACACCTCAAAGCCGTCCCGCCCCGGCATCATGATATCCAAAATGACCAGATCGGGCTGCGAGCCCGCCAGCTCGATGCCGCGGTCCCCGTCGTACGCGGCCAGCACGTTGTGCCCCCTGGCCGTGAGCTCATCCGCCAGCAGCTCCACCATGTCCCGCTCATCGTCAACGATCAAAATCGTACTCATCGCAACCTCCGCCATTTCTATTCGTAAGTTTTGCGTCCTTCCCAGCGGACAAACCATATTGTACCGCAGATTGCGAGAACGATAAACGCGGCGAGCGCCAACAGGAGGGCGGCGTTGGCCTGCCGGAGGTACAGCTCAAGGGCCAGGGCGCCTTGCCCCTGCCGAAATTCCGGCAGACGCTGCATCAACGGCAGCAGCGACAGCCGGACCGGCCAGGCCCAGGGGACGAATGTCCAAATACGGTCCCCGATGGCCGTGGCGCCGACGATCGCGGCGAGC from Paenibacillus macerans includes:
- a CDS encoding sensor histidine kinase translates to MKKIAHWSLKSQFTLGFALILALSLAATVITYAFGVLLFTRMENSSVYPANFYEKQIPGIKEYIREENTALLDPSRREALEAQVPAAGFLYQVVDGEGDYIYGTLHDQIFAGKRQLYDKLNTVTGLRGRYVQTVPVIGGDGRISGAVLLSYTLSPTYAEGRGWLAAVYIAILLSPFFYILLFTLLFARRIAGRMNEPIRMLMQASRKIADKDLDFTIEYRSGNELGQLCAAFAQMQEELRSSLSAQWRLEREKAEMVEALAHDLKTPVSLISGYAEALLESGAADDRQRRYLSVIHDNAQKSAGLVRQLQYSAEVERLEGRLDVSPVELIPWTEKLVGQFEPAARDKGIRLLFHPEGADGVYRIDTEKLERILGNIISNSISYASEGGRIEVGLKTQERQVLYRIRDTGPGFKPGEEKKVFARFYRADKARGQAEGHSGLGLYIAKRLVESHGGWIKAGNAEDGGAVVTFAIAAADAEE
- a CDS encoding response regulator transcription factor — encoded protein: MSTILIVDDERDMVELLADELTARGHNVLAAYDGDRGIELAGSQPDLVILDIMMPGRDGFEVCRAIRDTVRCPILFVSARQSENDRVKGFSLGGDDYIVKPFGLREFLARIEANLRREERARQNANAAGPIRTADTTGTTDTTGTTDTTGTANITGTTGAGTAAQALLRWRNLELDLKGMAVTVCGTPVALTRREYEIVELLALHAGQVFSREQMYERIWGLDAEGDSSTVVEHIKKIRAKLAAADPSGDYIQTVWGIGYKWNKG